A single genomic interval of Spinacia oleracea cultivar Varoflay chromosome 6, BTI_SOV_V1, whole genome shotgun sequence harbors:
- the LOC110798134 gene encoding nibrin homolog isoform X1: MVWGLFPVNPLSGEEKYYIYTKGTFKVGRKGCDVICNDKGVSRIHAEIIVEAMESLEPIENRSSRLTSKVRIKDSSKYGTFIVRNSGIKEKVHDCPGKETYLKDGDTVKFGTGDLTYRFSYVPLIFYLCNFTSSQGVPFTQDKISSIGARVAHKWTTECTHVIVDPFMPVNEEIIDIILSKKPLIPSTWLEIVAGTRINNEIPSYSQYVPTLTLDGESVMVADTRTRENCLKGYTFALDSANEYRFQDRVQRLLEIAGAKVLSIKNSISQDRVVLVIPADSAERFCQNSTLSKINEIKLIVAVISGYLDPSILVSSPIVVLSSCSTDETVVADSDAEAETATSDHITMTNAVVGHASDESERKTVNKHTGSLSEDALLTDLLLQNNTKTVRGKEATERKNIDKKSANQGDSNVQRFFEPKREVTIARNNDLKSSNSDILYSQNLIVRGTNIQVSTGTVADGGVVNFKRFRKTDIQSGNSFSNFVSFSKYPYTDSDYDKEVSEYVKDEKRRKQMESMAEDLFNTERGRRRGVAGSIQGLLSRS; the protein is encoded by the exons ATGGTCTGGGGGCTCTTTCCTGTTAACCCACTTTCAG GGGAAGAGAAGTACTATATATACACAAAGGGAACATTCAAAGTGGGAAGGAAAG GGTGCGATGTAATATGCAATGATAAAGGTGTCTCACGTATACATGCTGAGATCATTGTAGAAGCAATGGAATCTTTGGAACCTATCGAGAACAGATCATCTAGATTAACCTCTAAAGTTCGGATAAAAGATTCCTCCAAGTATGGAACATTTATTGTAAGAAATTCTGGCATAAAGGAAAAAGTTCATGATTGCCCTGGCAAAGAAACATATTTGAAAGATGGGGACACGGTAAAATTTGGCACCGGGGATCTGACATATAG ATTTTCGTATGTCCCGCTAATTTTCTACCTTTGCAATTTCACAAGCTCGCAAGGAGTTCCTTTCACTCAAGATAAAATATCCTCTATAG GTGCTCGTGTTGCACATAAGTGGACAACAGAATGCACGCATGTAATTGTGGATCCATTCATGCCTGTGAACGAGGAAATAATTGATATCATTTTGTCTAAGAAACCACTAATACCAAGTACTTGGTTGGAG ATTGTTGCAGGAACTAGGATAAACAATGAAATTCCAAGTTACAGTCA ATACGTTCCGACTTTGACTTTGGATGGTGAATCTGTGATGGTAGCCGATACCAGGACTCGTGAAAATTGTTTAAAAGGATACACTTTTGCGTTGGATTCTGCAAATGAG TATAGATTTCAAGATAGGGTGCAAAGGTTGTTGGAAATTGCTGGTGCAAAAGTTCTTTCTATTAAAAATTCAATCAGTCAG GACCGAGTGGTGCTTGTAATCCCTGCTGATTCAGCTGAGCGATTCTGCCAGAACAGCACGCTGTCTAAAATAAATGAGATCAAATTGATTGTTGCAGTTATATCAGGGTATCTTGATCCATCAATCCTTGTGTCGTCACCCA TAGTAGTTTTGTCTTCATGCTCAACAGACGAGACAGTGGTAGCAGACTCTGATGCAGAAGCAGAAACTGCAACCTCAGATCATATAACTATGACTAATGCAGTAGTTGGACATGCAAGTGATGAGAGTGAAAGGAAAACAGTTAATAAACATACTGGTTCTCTGAGTGAAGATGCTCTACTTACAGATTTATTGCTGCAGAATAATACAAAAACAGTCAGAGGAAAGGAGGCTACTGAACGCAAAAATATTGACAAGAAATCTGCAAATCAAGGAGACAGTAATGTTCAGAGGTTTTTTGAGCCAAAGAGGGAAGTAACCATTGCCAGGAACAATGATTTGAAAAGTTCAAACTCAGATATTCTTTATAGCCAAAATTTAATTGTCAGAGGTACTAATATACAAGTCTCAACTGGTACTGTGGCAGACGGTGGAGTTGTTAATTTCAAGCGATTTAGAAAG ACTGATATTCAGTCGGGGAATAGCTTTAGCAACTTCGtgtcattttcaaaatatcCATATAC TGATTCTGACTATGATAAGGAAGTAAGTGAATATGTGAAGGACGAGAAAAGGAGGAAGCAGATGGAGTCTATGGCGGAGGACTTGTTCAACACTGAAAGG GGGCGGCGTCGTGGAGTTGCTGGTTCTATTCAAGGACTTCTGAGTCGTAGCTGA
- the LOC110798134 gene encoding nibrin homolog isoform X3 has protein sequence MVWGLFPVNPLSGCDVICNDKGVSRIHAEIIVEAMESLEPIENRSSRLTSKVRIKDSSKYGTFIVRNSGIKEKVHDCPGKETYLKDGDTVKFGTGDLTYRFSYVPLIFYLCNFTSSQGVPFTQDKISSIGARVAHKWTTECTHVIVDPFMPVNEEIIDIILSKKPLIPSTWLEIVAGTRINNEIPSYSQYVPTLTLDGESVMVADTRTRENCLKGYTFALDSANEYRFQDRVQRLLEIAGAKVLSIKNSISQDRVVLVIPADSAERFCQNSTLSKINEIKLIVAVISGYLDPSILVSSPIVVLSSCSTDETVVADSDAEAETATSDHITMTNAVVGHASDESERKTVNKHTGSLSEDALLTDLLLQNNTKTVRGKEATERKNIDKKSANQGDSNVQRFFEPKREVTIARNNDLKSSNSDILYSQNLIVRGTNIQVSTGTVADGGVVNFKRFRKTDIQSGNSFSNFVSFSKYPYTDSDYDKEVSEYVKDEKRRKQMESMAEDLFNTERGRRRGVAGSIQGLLSRS, from the exons ATGGTCTGGGGGCTCTTTCCTGTTAACCCACTTTCAG GGTGCGATGTAATATGCAATGATAAAGGTGTCTCACGTATACATGCTGAGATCATTGTAGAAGCAATGGAATCTTTGGAACCTATCGAGAACAGATCATCTAGATTAACCTCTAAAGTTCGGATAAAAGATTCCTCCAAGTATGGAACATTTATTGTAAGAAATTCTGGCATAAAGGAAAAAGTTCATGATTGCCCTGGCAAAGAAACATATTTGAAAGATGGGGACACGGTAAAATTTGGCACCGGGGATCTGACATATAG ATTTTCGTATGTCCCGCTAATTTTCTACCTTTGCAATTTCACAAGCTCGCAAGGAGTTCCTTTCACTCAAGATAAAATATCCTCTATAG GTGCTCGTGTTGCACATAAGTGGACAACAGAATGCACGCATGTAATTGTGGATCCATTCATGCCTGTGAACGAGGAAATAATTGATATCATTTTGTCTAAGAAACCACTAATACCAAGTACTTGGTTGGAG ATTGTTGCAGGAACTAGGATAAACAATGAAATTCCAAGTTACAGTCA ATACGTTCCGACTTTGACTTTGGATGGTGAATCTGTGATGGTAGCCGATACCAGGACTCGTGAAAATTGTTTAAAAGGATACACTTTTGCGTTGGATTCTGCAAATGAG TATAGATTTCAAGATAGGGTGCAAAGGTTGTTGGAAATTGCTGGTGCAAAAGTTCTTTCTATTAAAAATTCAATCAGTCAG GACCGAGTGGTGCTTGTAATCCCTGCTGATTCAGCTGAGCGATTCTGCCAGAACAGCACGCTGTCTAAAATAAATGAGATCAAATTGATTGTTGCAGTTATATCAGGGTATCTTGATCCATCAATCCTTGTGTCGTCACCCA TAGTAGTTTTGTCTTCATGCTCAACAGACGAGACAGTGGTAGCAGACTCTGATGCAGAAGCAGAAACTGCAACCTCAGATCATATAACTATGACTAATGCAGTAGTTGGACATGCAAGTGATGAGAGTGAAAGGAAAACAGTTAATAAACATACTGGTTCTCTGAGTGAAGATGCTCTACTTACAGATTTATTGCTGCAGAATAATACAAAAACAGTCAGAGGAAAGGAGGCTACTGAACGCAAAAATATTGACAAGAAATCTGCAAATCAAGGAGACAGTAATGTTCAGAGGTTTTTTGAGCCAAAGAGGGAAGTAACCATTGCCAGGAACAATGATTTGAAAAGTTCAAACTCAGATATTCTTTATAGCCAAAATTTAATTGTCAGAGGTACTAATATACAAGTCTCAACTGGTACTGTGGCAGACGGTGGAGTTGTTAATTTCAAGCGATTTAGAAAG ACTGATATTCAGTCGGGGAATAGCTTTAGCAACTTCGtgtcattttcaaaatatcCATATAC TGATTCTGACTATGATAAGGAAGTAAGTGAATATGTGAAGGACGAGAAAAGGAGGAAGCAGATGGAGTCTATGGCGGAGGACTTGTTCAACACTGAAAGG GGGCGGCGTCGTGGAGTTGCTGGTTCTATTCAAGGACTTCTGAGTCGTAGCTGA
- the LOC110798134 gene encoding nibrin homolog isoform X2, producing the protein MVWGLFPVNPLSGEEKYYIYTKGTFKVGRKGCDVICNDKGVSRIHAEIIVEAMESLEPIENRSSRLTSKVRIKDSSKYGTFIVRNSGIKEKVHDCPGKETYLKDGDTVKFGTGDLTYRFSYVPLIFYLCNFTSSQGVPFTQDKISSIGARVAHKWTTECTHVIVDPFMPVNEEIIDIILSKKPLIPSTWLEIVAGTRINNEIPSYSQYVPTLTLDGESVMVADTRTRENCLKGYTFALDSANEYRFQDRVQRLLEIAGAKVLSIKNSISQDRVVLVIPADSAERFCQNSTLSKINEIKLIVAVISGYLDPSILVSSPIVLSSCSTDETVVADSDAEAETATSDHITMTNAVVGHASDESERKTVNKHTGSLSEDALLTDLLLQNNTKTVRGKEATERKNIDKKSANQGDSNVQRFFEPKREVTIARNNDLKSSNSDILYSQNLIVRGTNIQVSTGTVADGGVVNFKRFRKTDIQSGNSFSNFVSFSKYPYTDSDYDKEVSEYVKDEKRRKQMESMAEDLFNTERGRRRGVAGSIQGLLSRS; encoded by the exons ATGGTCTGGGGGCTCTTTCCTGTTAACCCACTTTCAG GGGAAGAGAAGTACTATATATACACAAAGGGAACATTCAAAGTGGGAAGGAAAG GGTGCGATGTAATATGCAATGATAAAGGTGTCTCACGTATACATGCTGAGATCATTGTAGAAGCAATGGAATCTTTGGAACCTATCGAGAACAGATCATCTAGATTAACCTCTAAAGTTCGGATAAAAGATTCCTCCAAGTATGGAACATTTATTGTAAGAAATTCTGGCATAAAGGAAAAAGTTCATGATTGCCCTGGCAAAGAAACATATTTGAAAGATGGGGACACGGTAAAATTTGGCACCGGGGATCTGACATATAG ATTTTCGTATGTCCCGCTAATTTTCTACCTTTGCAATTTCACAAGCTCGCAAGGAGTTCCTTTCACTCAAGATAAAATATCCTCTATAG GTGCTCGTGTTGCACATAAGTGGACAACAGAATGCACGCATGTAATTGTGGATCCATTCATGCCTGTGAACGAGGAAATAATTGATATCATTTTGTCTAAGAAACCACTAATACCAAGTACTTGGTTGGAG ATTGTTGCAGGAACTAGGATAAACAATGAAATTCCAAGTTACAGTCA ATACGTTCCGACTTTGACTTTGGATGGTGAATCTGTGATGGTAGCCGATACCAGGACTCGTGAAAATTGTTTAAAAGGATACACTTTTGCGTTGGATTCTGCAAATGAG TATAGATTTCAAGATAGGGTGCAAAGGTTGTTGGAAATTGCTGGTGCAAAAGTTCTTTCTATTAAAAATTCAATCAGTCAG GACCGAGTGGTGCTTGTAATCCCTGCTGATTCAGCTGAGCGATTCTGCCAGAACAGCACGCTGTCTAAAATAAATGAGATCAAATTGATTGTTGCAGTTATATCAGGGTATCTTGATCCATCAATCCTTGTGTCGTCACCCA TAGTTTTGTCTTCATGCTCAACAGACGAGACAGTGGTAGCAGACTCTGATGCAGAAGCAGAAACTGCAACCTCAGATCATATAACTATGACTAATGCAGTAGTTGGACATGCAAGTGATGAGAGTGAAAGGAAAACAGTTAATAAACATACTGGTTCTCTGAGTGAAGATGCTCTACTTACAGATTTATTGCTGCAGAATAATACAAAAACAGTCAGAGGAAAGGAGGCTACTGAACGCAAAAATATTGACAAGAAATCTGCAAATCAAGGAGACAGTAATGTTCAGAGGTTTTTTGAGCCAAAGAGGGAAGTAACCATTGCCAGGAACAATGATTTGAAAAGTTCAAACTCAGATATTCTTTATAGCCAAAATTTAATTGTCAGAGGTACTAATATACAAGTCTCAACTGGTACTGTGGCAGACGGTGGAGTTGTTAATTTCAAGCGATTTAGAAAG ACTGATATTCAGTCGGGGAATAGCTTTAGCAACTTCGtgtcattttcaaaatatcCATATAC TGATTCTGACTATGATAAGGAAGTAAGTGAATATGTGAAGGACGAGAAAAGGAGGAAGCAGATGGAGTCTATGGCGGAGGACTTGTTCAACACTGAAAGG GGGCGGCGTCGTGGAGTTGCTGGTTCTATTCAAGGACTTCTGAGTCGTAGCTGA